In a genomic window of Methylobacter sp. YRD-M1:
- the aat gene encoding leucyl/phenylalanyl-tRNA--protein transferase has product MQLTILDPNNPYEDFPPLSQALREPDGLLAVGGCLSKTRLLKAYRNGIFPWYNPEDPILWWSPDPRLVLFPDKLIVSRSLRKTLRQNKFSVTFDQAFDKVISACAALRKDSTGTWITDEITEAYSELHRLGFAHSVEAWCNGTLVGGLYGVALGRVFFGESMFHTMTDASKIAFVSLVEQLKLWGYQLIDCQVHTRHLESLGAQEIDRAYFVELLNQYCDIAANKSAWKL; this is encoded by the coding sequence ATGCAACTGACAATTCTAGATCCGAATAATCCGTATGAAGACTTCCCTCCATTGAGCCAGGCGCTAAGGGAACCCGATGGTTTGCTTGCGGTAGGAGGCTGTCTGTCAAAAACACGACTGCTCAAAGCTTATCGAAACGGAATCTTTCCCTGGTATAACCCTGAAGATCCCATACTCTGGTGGTCGCCTGACCCCCGACTGGTCTTGTTCCCGGACAAACTGATCGTTTCCCGCAGCTTGCGCAAGACTCTGCGGCAAAACAAGTTCTCAGTAACCTTCGATCAAGCGTTTGACAAAGTCATCAGTGCCTGCGCGGCACTCCGGAAAGACAGTACGGGCACCTGGATAACGGATGAAATAACCGAGGCTTATAGCGAACTGCACCGGCTCGGCTTTGCTCATTCTGTAGAGGCTTGGTGCAATGGCACTCTGGTCGGCGGATTATATGGCGTTGCTCTGGGCCGGGTTTTTTTTGGCGAATCCATGTTTCATACCATGACCGATGCATCCAAGATAGCCTTTGTCAGTCTGGTCGAACAACTTAAATTATGGGGTTATCAATTAATAGACTGCCAGGTACACACCCGCCACCTGGAAAGCCTGGGCGCTCAGGAAATTGACCGAGCTTATTTTGTAGAGTTGCTCAATCAATATTGCGATATTGCCGCCAATAAATCCGCCTGGAAGCTTTGA